The Liolophura sinensis isolate JHLJ2023 chromosome 12, CUHK_Ljap_v2, whole genome shotgun sequence genome segment TTCTACATTTTAGGCAACATCAATAAACTTTGcggtaagaaataaaaaccaaacgtTTCATGTTTCCTTTAAGGGCtgattttttcatgttttccagGTTGAGAGGGTGGACATCTTCAAACCGGAAGATCTAGTGCCACATCTGAAAGGTTGTGATGCGGTCTTGTCGGCTTTAGGTTACCATAAAGGCATCAATGTCTTTAAAACAGTCACGCTGTACGAGGACTCCATGAAATCGATTACAGAGGCGATGAAAGAAGCCGGGGTCAAAAGGGTCGTGTGTGTGACATCGTGGTGCACAGAAAGTCAGTGATAGTGTCTATATACAGATTTGTGAATCTTAACCTCTATTTCGTCGCCAGGGAGAGTTTACCATTCATTAGCTAGGTCACACGTGATAAAGGTCCAATCCCAGTGGTTTGAGGCGATTGCTAGGACTCACAAGGCGCGGGTTAAAAACcggctttggacagggaattcgTAGATGCTCACGCTGTAACTAGTATgtgtgaggccttggtgacaataagacCACGTCCCTTGATACGATGTGCACATCAGTGAATCGcatatgggaaagttcgtcagcaacttCCAAAAGTCGATGGTTTATCACGGGTATTCCGGTTGACAATAAGCACTGAGTGTTCGATGCcctcttgtgtggtcttgcatgaagatcTTAATCGCTCCGAGTTGGTCGGTTTCCTATAAACCTAGCagtcgtggtataagtgaaacctcttgagtacagcaataaacaacaaaataagcaaagaaacaaaatctgttGGACTTAGTAATCCGAAAATCAGAACGTCGTGTGTTTGAAATCAACTCCAGCTCGACCTCACACTTTAGTTCTGTTTTCTATATTTGTCAAGGATGGGTTTGCTCATTTCGATTGTAGCCACCATAAGCTTAGCTGGTGTCACATTGATACGTTGCACTAGGGTAAATAGTTATAAATGTGCCCATTTAATTTGTATTAATTATTTAGAAACACCTGGAAGCCCGAAGATTGTCGAGTGGTTTGTCCGTCCGGTGATGATCGGAAAAACTCTGCAGAGCATGGCAGCCATGGAGAGGTTCTTGGCCAATGACTGCCCAGATGTGAACTACACCGTGGTGAGACCGCCCGAACTGCTGGACAAACCAGCCACAGGTAACCCGATGAACGACATGTATTTTCCAGACGACTGACCTTTCCTTGGCCATTCTTTGATATTTACAGAAAGCGTAGTTGGAACTAGACattataattaagacgtacagcacagagagtataGCCAGCGCAGACACGACAGTGTGGTATCTGGCAAGTGAGCGCACGTTTGCGATGAAATACTGCCATtcgtcaatttacctgagttagaGTTAGACAATGACTAATTTGCTTATCACCGTTTGATAATTTACCTGCTCGAAGGTCACTATGTACCAGCCTaactgattggctgactgatTAAGTTTTCTCCCGGAACCAGGAATGTTTTAAAGAATACTCTTCATCACTGACTTATATTATTGTCCCTTTGTATGTAGTGAGGGGACGTGCACATTTAGCTGCATGGTTTGATCTCTCCATTTTTAGTAACTCTAGACGTcagacgtctaataaattgcaagtaacattGCTGCCTTCCATTATTTCACttgattctgcttaagccgtggtgctagtGGGCGTGTACTTTGATACCATTCAAGCACTTGTAGGCTTTACcgccccggtttcctcacactatAATGCTGCCCGCCTCAACgctcttgagtacatcgtaaaaccccaatcaaataaaccgtTACACCCCATACACCTTACCTCACCAAATACATGACAAACACCCGCCAAGTAGCCAGGGTGAACTCGATTTGAACACGCAACCTGGCTGGATAAAAGCTAAGCGAAGGCGCCATTGGCAGGACAGAAAAAGAATGGACCTGGTACTAAATTTATTGATATTTCCTTTTATTCCAGGAGCAGAGATTAAAACTGAGGATGGACAGTTCATATCGTGCCCGGAAACGATACCTAAAATAGCCCGAGGTGACTTGGCAAGGTTCATGCTGGATTGCTTGACAACTGATCAGTGGGATCGAAAAGCCGTAGCCGTTGCTACCTGATTGGTTTGCTCTCTCACAGCCGTATTTCCGTCGCAAATCTGGCAGCATTCATTGGCTCAGCAGGATGGCATACCGTTTGGCATTCGTGTGATATCATATGATCGCGTGACCGCAAGTGCATGAGTTTGTTTGTGTTCATTTAGAAATGTTATGTCTTTCTTCGTGGTGgtttttgtcatatatatatatatatatgacccGGAGTTATGTCAGGACGCCTAACTTTCTTCTAGGTCATGTCGCTGtatcatacatatttatatattactcCTGACCAGatcaaaatctttttttttcaaattattaccTGTCGAGTggctcagtatttatttataatatgcTCTATAGTTTTACAAGACGATGAAGAGACACACAgggtttcattttattatttcttgacgtgcatgtgttttacaccgtattcaaaacattttactaTATGCCCAGCCACGTATAGAGGGGATACCTGGTCAACTCGCCAAGCATCGGGCGCATCTCCGGAAGTACCGGTAGGATACCGTTGGCCAAAGAGCCAGCGAAAGCTGGATACGAACAGGCGACTTTATTGGGCCAGGGGTAACGCCACAATCCAGAGGTGACGgtgcatgtgtttgtgtgtgttcatggttgttttttttatggtgTAGGATCGATGATAAATTATTTTAgtgctattttaaaatgaaaatatgtcgataggcaaataaatattatacattggaaatttgttttcataatttatttccATAAACATCTGTAGTCGTATATCCTGACAGTATTACAGCTATCCTCATTTAGAATGTTCACATTTAGTGTATAGCAGAGATTGTAGTGCGGAAAACTGACCGCTCCAGGTTTCGAACCACGTAACTGATCGTCAGCAATACTTGTCTATGCCGTCTATACCACCTTCTAAATGACATGCGCCAGCCCGTGTGTGGGATGGGtcagtgtatgtatactgtgacCGGTAAAACGTTATGCCTGGTGTCGTGGGAAATCATCAttttacagtgaggcagcattatataTATGTCTGCATTGAGACGGATTAAGTAGCGTATGCGTAGgacaaaaataatattgaaaacatGTCTTAAACTCTgaacaaagtgaaaaataatCACACTCACCAACTTGCTGACTTTACATTCGCATTggctttctttttttaaaattttattagaAAATTCGAATATCGTTTCGTGGTTGTTTAACGGCTTACTCAGCGATTAATCACGTATCATGCCGGTCAATTTTGGGAATATAGAAGAAGCCGGAGTGCCAAGAGTAAAGCaaccaacatttggcaagttactgaccaacgTTTCCGTATCTGAAGTACAGATTAGTAcgtcatatttatatatgaaatcAGATCTTCAAGCAACGAtattctcccgggctctgcccggtttcctcccaccataatgctagccgccgtcgtataagtgaaatgttcttgagtacggcgtaaaacaccagtcaaataaataaagtgattttatattaaataaaaaaataaaataaatcaagcaacGATAAAGAATAGGTATAGGGTTCTTTTGCCAACGGTATCCTACGGGTATTACCTAGgtaatatggacagagcgtgaAGAATCTGGCACTTTTCTTCACGATTGTAACTAATTCCACTTAACACGTACCAAGGGATGTGTACCGTGTCATCGTGTTGAAACATTTCGCCACATTTGATGTATGAATGGTTAAGCGCATCTGGGAAGTATagtttattatcgacaacttacataCCATCATTGTATACATAAGTTTCAGCCGAGAAGTAAACGGGGAAAAACGGATTAGAATTTTCGTAGTTGTGTAATTTAGGAGACTGGCACAATAATATCCGAAACACCAATATGAACTTGAAACAGGGTGTTAATGTCACACAAAAATTCCTGAGAGTTTATCTGGCTATGCTGGAATGTGTTACATCTTAATCCAATCAACACTCCCTTTCTCTTAATAATGGTTGTTAATAATAATTCGGCTTGCCCATATAAGCTGTTGGTACGTTATAATCGTCGGATGCCTGCTTGATCAGAGaaaacaagggagacaactgcgATTGAAACCTTAGCTTGGAACGGCTTCTACCTGGCACGAAAATTGCATTTTACGCGTTAAAACGTGTGGTTTAACTTCAGGCGTCGTAACATTAAACATTCGTATCCCATTCGTCAACCATAAAAGAGGTTATATGTCGCAtggcaaattttcaaaataacgtTCGACACAAAGCACCAATAGACAAAGAACGCCTGCGAAAAATTCTGTGAAGAGAAATATTCAAccgttttatttctttatttgattggtgttttttcgccgtactcaacaatatttcacttttacgacggcggctatCATGATGCTgagaccatccacaagttgctgataGACAATCCTACGCACGGCGGTAGagagagccagcatgagctggactttgaacGGTTTTCTATGATGCCGGAAAAATACAAAGGTTTGTTTAGGCCTGttgttttaataaatgtccAAAGTAGAAatcatgataatatttatgttgtcTGTTACCAAAATAATATCTCTCATTTGCGTTTTGATTAAAGATATTCATGTCCTACAGGATGCATAGACAACTATAGCCGCGGGTTAattacactccaaaaattaatctgttgattttaacaaaaagtctgcaATCTGAGtaatgctggaatgtattctgttatgatAACATAATATTCTTTCATATTCAGGATAATATTTTGTCAGtgtaatagaatctttatgtttgaattaatagaatattgGTATTATATTGAACAGAAAACTCTGTTGTGGCAataacagaggtaaattgacaaaaggccagATTTCACAGTTTACGATTGACCATCACTGCTCTGCCTTTCAAAAAGCAatcgcaattaacatcactgcatttagtttacctgtttacctaattttgcttaatcCATGATGTTTGAGGGTAAAAGCTGcacaatttaagcatttacatgaacagataatTAAAAGCCTAACTATATTGGGGTCGGAATTCACCGGTtgggtgtgaccatttgcacaCTGTCCGCactagatttatttgtttaaccgGCCCCTATAGCACAATTGATAGAGCTTCCGCTTCAGGACCCTGGagatcctgggtcaatcctgggtcgagtcacacgtaAAACCTTAAAATacgaagttgtaactccctcgcttggctttcagtatgaaggggaaagcgcagcgactggttgacccgtatcactatgatggctcgggcggtccgacttacttcccttcggtaaggcgtctcagtgaagcagcactcgataaaagaacggtggagatcgttacattacatgcactctaaggattccttcgccgttacatgactgaaaaattgttaagtacgacgttaaaccccatacacttacgcactcactcactc includes the following:
- the LOC135479282 gene encoding flavin reductase (NADPH)-like, producing MAMKLAVFGATGPTGQQLVKEALARGHQVVALVRTPEKITEKHDKLTVERVDIFKPEDLVPHLKGCDAVLSALGYHKGINVFKTVTLYEDSMKSITEAMKEAGVKRVVCVTSWCTEKTPGSPKIVEWFVRPVMIGKTLQSMAAMERFLANDCPDVNYTVVRPPELLDKPATGAEIKTEDGQFISCPETIPKIARGDLARFMLDCLTTDQWDRKAVAVAT